A genome region from Macaca nemestrina isolate mMacNem1 chromosome 20, mMacNem.hap1, whole genome shotgun sequence includes the following:
- the LOC105488041 gene encoding long-chain fatty acid transport protein 5 isoform X1, whose product MGVRRRLALLLLLLLLLWGLGQPVWPVAVALTLRWLLGDPTCCVLLGLAMLARPWLSPWVPHGLSLAAAALALTLLPARPPPGLRWLPADVVFLAKLLHVGLKIRACLSRQPPDTFVDAFERRARAQSGRAVLVWTGPGVGSVTLGELDARACQAAWALKAEMGGRASLCAGEPAALLVLASQAVPALCLWLGLAKLGCPTAWINPHIRGMPLVHSVLSSGARVLVVDPDLRESLEEILPKLQAENIRCFYLSHTSPTPGVGALGAALDAAPSHPVPADLRAGITWRSPALFIYTSGTTGLPKPAILTHERVLQMSKMLSLFGATADDVVYMVLPLYHVMGLVVGILGCLELGATCVLAPKFSASCFWDDCRQHGVTVILYVGELLRYLCNMPQQPEDRTHTVRMAMGNGLRADVWEAFQQRFGPIRIWEIYGSTEGNMGLVNYVGRRGALGKMNCLLRMLSPFELVQFDMEAEEPVRDNQGFCIPVGLGEPGLLLTKVVSHQPFVGYRGPRELSERKLVRNVRQSDDVYYNTGDVLAMDREGFLYFRDRLGDTFRWKGENVSTHEVEGVLSQVDFLQQVNVYGVCVPGCEGKVGMAAVQLAPGQTFDGQKLYRHVRAWLPAYATPHFIRIQDAVEVTSTFKLMKTRLVREGFNVGIVVDPLFVLDNQAQSFRPLTAETYQAVCEGTWRL is encoded by the exons ATGGGTGTCAGGCGACGGTTggccttgctgctgctgctgctgctcctgctctggGGCCTAGGACAGCCAGTGTGGCCAGTGGCTGTGGCCTTGACCCTGCGCTGGCTCCTAGGGGATCCCACATGCTGCGTGCTACTTGGGCTGGCCATGTTAGCGCGGCCCTGGCTCAGCCCCTGGGTGCCCCATGGGCTGAGCCTGGCAGCTGCAGCCCTGGCACTAACCCTGCTGCCAGCACGGCCGCCCCCAGGGCTACGCTGGCTGCCGGCTGATGTGGTCTTCTTGGCTAAGCTCCTCCACGTGGGCCTGAAGATCAGGGCATGCTTGAGCCGGCAGCCACCTGACACCTTTGTAGATGCCTTCGAGAGGCGAGCACGAGCTCAGTCTGGCAGGGCAGTCTTGGTGTGGACGGGGCCCGGGGTTGGCTCAGTCACCCTTGGCGAGCTGGATGCCCGGGCCTGCCAGGCGGCATGGGCCctgaaggctgagatgggtggcCGTGCGAGCCTGTGTGCTGGGGAGCCCGCCGCCCTCCTGGTGCTGGCTTCCCAGGCCGTTCCAGCCCTGTGTCTGTGGCTGGGGCTGGCCAAGCTGGGCTGCCCAACAGCCTGGATCAACCCGCATATCCGGGGGATGCCCCTGGTGCACTCTGTGCTGAGCTCCGGGGCCCGGGTGCTGGTGGTGGACCCAG ACCTCCGGGAGAGCCTGGAGGAGATCCTTCCCAAGCTGCAGGCTGAGAACATCCGCTGCTTCTACCTCAGTCATACCTCCCCTACACCAGGGGTGGGGGCTCTGGGGGCTGCCCTGGATGCAGCGCCCTCCCATCCAGTGCCTGCTGACCTGCGTGCTGGGATCACTTGGAGAAGCCCTGCCCTCTTCATCTACACCTCAGGGACCACTG GCCTCCCGAAGCCAGCCATCCTCACTCATGAGAGGGTACTGCAGATGAGCAAGATGCTGTCCTTATTTGGGGCCACAGCTGATGACGTGGTTTACATGGTCCTGCCTCTGTACCACGTGATGGGACTTGTCGTTGGGATCCTCGGCTGCTTAGAGCTCG GAGCCACCTGTGTTCTGGCCCCCAAGTTCTCTGCTTCCTGCTTCTGGGATGACTGTCGGCAGCATGGTGTGACAGTGATCCTGTATGTGGGCGAGCTCCTGCGGTACTTGTGTAACATGCCCCAG CAACCAGAGGACCGGACACATACAGTCCGCATGGCGATGGGCAATGGACTCCGGGCTGATGTGTGGGAGGCCTTCCAGCAGCGCTTCGGTCCCATTCGGATCTGGGAAATCTACGGCTCCACAGAAGGCAACATGGGCTTAGTCAACTATGTGGGGCGCCGCGGGGCCCTGGGCAAGATGAACTGCCTTCTTCGA ATGCTGTCCCCCTTTGAGCTGGTGCAGTTCGACATGGAGGCGGAGGAGCCTGTGAGGGATAATCAGGGCTTCTGCATCCCTGTAGGGCTAG GGGAGCCGGGGCTGCTGCTGACCAAGGTGGTAAGCCACCAACCCTTCGTGGGCTACCGCGGCCCCCGAGAGCTGTCGGAACGGAAGCTGGTGCGCAACGTGCGGCAATCGGACGACGTTTACTACAACACCGGGGACGTACTGGCCATGGACCGCGAAGGCTTCCTCTACTTCCGCGACCGCCTCGGGGACACCTTCCG ATGGAAGGGCGAGAACGTGTCCACGCACGAGGTGGAGGGCGTGTTGTCGCAGGTGGACTTCCTGCAGCAGGTTAACGTGTATGGCGTGTGTGTGCCAG GGTGTGAGGGTAAAGTGGGCATGGCTGCCGTGCAGCTAGCCCCCGGCCAGACTTTCGACGGGCAGAAGTTGTACCGGCACGTTCGCGCTTGGCTCCCTGCCTACGCTACCCCCCATTTCATCCGCATCCAG GACGCCGTGGAGGTCACGAGCACGTTCAAATTGATGAAGACCCGGCTGGTGCGTGAAGGCTTCAACGTGGGGATCGTGGTTGACCCTCTGTTTGTACTCGACAACCAGGCCCAGTCCTTCCGGCCCCTGACGGCAGAAACGTACCAGGCTGTGTGTGAGGGAACCTGGAGGCTCTGA
- the LOC105488041 gene encoding long-chain fatty acid transport protein 5 isoform X3 gives MGVRRRLALLLLLLLLLWGLGQPVWPVAVALTLRWLLGDPTCCVLLGLAMLARPWLSPWVPHGLSLAAAALALTLLPARPPPGLRWLPADVVFLAKLLHVGLKIRACLSRQPPDTFVDAFERRARAQSGRAVLVWTGPGVGSVTLGELDARACQAAWALKAEMGGRASLCAGEPAALLVLASQAVPALCLWLGLAKLGCPTAWINPHIRGMPLVHSVLSSGARVLVVDPDLRESLEEILPKLQAENIRCFYLSHTSPTPGVGALGAALDAAPSHPVPADLRAGITWRSPALFIYTSGTTGLPKPAILTHERVLQMSKMLSLFGATADDVVYMVLPLYHVMGLVVGILGCLELGATCVLAPKFSASCFWDDCRQHGVTVILYVGELLRYLCNMPQQPEDRTHTVRMAMGNGLRADVWEAFQQRFGPIRIWEIYGSTEGNMGLVNYVGRRGALGKMNCLLRMLSPFELVQFDMEAEEPVRDNQGFCIPVGLGEPGLLLTKVVSHQPFVGYRGPRELSERKLVRNVRQSDDVYYNTGDVLAMDREGFLYFRDRLGDTFRWKGENVSTHEVEGVLSQVDFLQQVNVYGVCVPGRRGGHEHVQIDEDPAGA, from the exons ATGGGTGTCAGGCGACGGTTggccttgctgctgctgctgctgctcctgctctggGGCCTAGGACAGCCAGTGTGGCCAGTGGCTGTGGCCTTGACCCTGCGCTGGCTCCTAGGGGATCCCACATGCTGCGTGCTACTTGGGCTGGCCATGTTAGCGCGGCCCTGGCTCAGCCCCTGGGTGCCCCATGGGCTGAGCCTGGCAGCTGCAGCCCTGGCACTAACCCTGCTGCCAGCACGGCCGCCCCCAGGGCTACGCTGGCTGCCGGCTGATGTGGTCTTCTTGGCTAAGCTCCTCCACGTGGGCCTGAAGATCAGGGCATGCTTGAGCCGGCAGCCACCTGACACCTTTGTAGATGCCTTCGAGAGGCGAGCACGAGCTCAGTCTGGCAGGGCAGTCTTGGTGTGGACGGGGCCCGGGGTTGGCTCAGTCACCCTTGGCGAGCTGGATGCCCGGGCCTGCCAGGCGGCATGGGCCctgaaggctgagatgggtggcCGTGCGAGCCTGTGTGCTGGGGAGCCCGCCGCCCTCCTGGTGCTGGCTTCCCAGGCCGTTCCAGCCCTGTGTCTGTGGCTGGGGCTGGCCAAGCTGGGCTGCCCAACAGCCTGGATCAACCCGCATATCCGGGGGATGCCCCTGGTGCACTCTGTGCTGAGCTCCGGGGCCCGGGTGCTGGTGGTGGACCCAG ACCTCCGGGAGAGCCTGGAGGAGATCCTTCCCAAGCTGCAGGCTGAGAACATCCGCTGCTTCTACCTCAGTCATACCTCCCCTACACCAGGGGTGGGGGCTCTGGGGGCTGCCCTGGATGCAGCGCCCTCCCATCCAGTGCCTGCTGACCTGCGTGCTGGGATCACTTGGAGAAGCCCTGCCCTCTTCATCTACACCTCAGGGACCACTG GCCTCCCGAAGCCAGCCATCCTCACTCATGAGAGGGTACTGCAGATGAGCAAGATGCTGTCCTTATTTGGGGCCACAGCTGATGACGTGGTTTACATGGTCCTGCCTCTGTACCACGTGATGGGACTTGTCGTTGGGATCCTCGGCTGCTTAGAGCTCG GAGCCACCTGTGTTCTGGCCCCCAAGTTCTCTGCTTCCTGCTTCTGGGATGACTGTCGGCAGCATGGTGTGACAGTGATCCTGTATGTGGGCGAGCTCCTGCGGTACTTGTGTAACATGCCCCAG CAACCAGAGGACCGGACACATACAGTCCGCATGGCGATGGGCAATGGACTCCGGGCTGATGTGTGGGAGGCCTTCCAGCAGCGCTTCGGTCCCATTCGGATCTGGGAAATCTACGGCTCCACAGAAGGCAACATGGGCTTAGTCAACTATGTGGGGCGCCGCGGGGCCCTGGGCAAGATGAACTGCCTTCTTCGA ATGCTGTCCCCCTTTGAGCTGGTGCAGTTCGACATGGAGGCGGAGGAGCCTGTGAGGGATAATCAGGGCTTCTGCATCCCTGTAGGGCTAG GGGAGCCGGGGCTGCTGCTGACCAAGGTGGTAAGCCACCAACCCTTCGTGGGCTACCGCGGCCCCCGAGAGCTGTCGGAACGGAAGCTGGTGCGCAACGTGCGGCAATCGGACGACGTTTACTACAACACCGGGGACGTACTGGCCATGGACCGCGAAGGCTTCCTCTACTTCCGCGACCGCCTCGGGGACACCTTCCG ATGGAAGGGCGAGAACGTGTCCACGCACGAGGTGGAGGGCGTGTTGTCGCAGGTGGACTTCCTGCAGCAGGTTAACGTGTATGGCGTGTGTGTGCCAG GACGCCGTGGAGGTCACGAGCACGTTCAAATTGATGAAGACCCGGCTGGTGCGTGA
- the LOC105488041 gene encoding long-chain fatty acid transport protein 5 isoform X2, whose amino-acid sequence MGVRRRLALLLLLLLLLWGLGQPVWPVAVALTLRWLLGDPTCCVLLGLAMLARPWLSPWVPHGLSLAAAALALTLLPARPPPGLRWLPADVVFLAKLLHVGLKIRACLSRQPPDTFVDAFERRARAQSGRAVLVWTGPGVGSVTLGELDARACQAAWALKAEMGGRASLCAGEPAALLVLASQAVPALCLWLGLAKLGCPTAWINPHIRGMPLVHSVLSSGARVLVVDPDLRESLEEILPKLQAENIRCFYLSHTSPTPGVGALGAALDAAPSHPVPADLRAGITWRSPALFIYTSGTTGLPKPAILTHERVLQMSKMLSLFGATADDVVYMVLPLYHVMGLVVGILGCLELGATCVLAPKFSASCFWDDCRQHGVTVILYVGELLRYLCNMPQQPEDRTHTVRMAMGNGLRADVWEAFQQRFGPIRIWEIYGSTEGNMGLVNYVGRRGALGKMNCLLRMLSPFELVQFDMEAEEPVRDNQGFCIPVGLGEPGLLLTKVVSHQPFVGYRGPRELSERKLVRNVRQSDDVYYNTGDVLAMDREGFLYFRDRLGDTFRFEAGFLRAGLGQDLGSLQILEGARLKRRDFPIMEGRERVHARGGGRVVAGGLPAAG is encoded by the exons ATGGGTGTCAGGCGACGGTTggccttgctgctgctgctgctgctcctgctctggGGCCTAGGACAGCCAGTGTGGCCAGTGGCTGTGGCCTTGACCCTGCGCTGGCTCCTAGGGGATCCCACATGCTGCGTGCTACTTGGGCTGGCCATGTTAGCGCGGCCCTGGCTCAGCCCCTGGGTGCCCCATGGGCTGAGCCTGGCAGCTGCAGCCCTGGCACTAACCCTGCTGCCAGCACGGCCGCCCCCAGGGCTACGCTGGCTGCCGGCTGATGTGGTCTTCTTGGCTAAGCTCCTCCACGTGGGCCTGAAGATCAGGGCATGCTTGAGCCGGCAGCCACCTGACACCTTTGTAGATGCCTTCGAGAGGCGAGCACGAGCTCAGTCTGGCAGGGCAGTCTTGGTGTGGACGGGGCCCGGGGTTGGCTCAGTCACCCTTGGCGAGCTGGATGCCCGGGCCTGCCAGGCGGCATGGGCCctgaaggctgagatgggtggcCGTGCGAGCCTGTGTGCTGGGGAGCCCGCCGCCCTCCTGGTGCTGGCTTCCCAGGCCGTTCCAGCCCTGTGTCTGTGGCTGGGGCTGGCCAAGCTGGGCTGCCCAACAGCCTGGATCAACCCGCATATCCGGGGGATGCCCCTGGTGCACTCTGTGCTGAGCTCCGGGGCCCGGGTGCTGGTGGTGGACCCAG ACCTCCGGGAGAGCCTGGAGGAGATCCTTCCCAAGCTGCAGGCTGAGAACATCCGCTGCTTCTACCTCAGTCATACCTCCCCTACACCAGGGGTGGGGGCTCTGGGGGCTGCCCTGGATGCAGCGCCCTCCCATCCAGTGCCTGCTGACCTGCGTGCTGGGATCACTTGGAGAAGCCCTGCCCTCTTCATCTACACCTCAGGGACCACTG GCCTCCCGAAGCCAGCCATCCTCACTCATGAGAGGGTACTGCAGATGAGCAAGATGCTGTCCTTATTTGGGGCCACAGCTGATGACGTGGTTTACATGGTCCTGCCTCTGTACCACGTGATGGGACTTGTCGTTGGGATCCTCGGCTGCTTAGAGCTCG GAGCCACCTGTGTTCTGGCCCCCAAGTTCTCTGCTTCCTGCTTCTGGGATGACTGTCGGCAGCATGGTGTGACAGTGATCCTGTATGTGGGCGAGCTCCTGCGGTACTTGTGTAACATGCCCCAG CAACCAGAGGACCGGACACATACAGTCCGCATGGCGATGGGCAATGGACTCCGGGCTGATGTGTGGGAGGCCTTCCAGCAGCGCTTCGGTCCCATTCGGATCTGGGAAATCTACGGCTCCACAGAAGGCAACATGGGCTTAGTCAACTATGTGGGGCGCCGCGGGGCCCTGGGCAAGATGAACTGCCTTCTTCGA ATGCTGTCCCCCTTTGAGCTGGTGCAGTTCGACATGGAGGCGGAGGAGCCTGTGAGGGATAATCAGGGCTTCTGCATCCCTGTAGGGCTAG GGGAGCCGGGGCTGCTGCTGACCAAGGTGGTAAGCCACCAACCCTTCGTGGGCTACCGCGGCCCCCGAGAGCTGTCGGAACGGAAGCTGGTGCGCAACGTGCGGCAATCGGACGACGTTTACTACAACACCGGGGACGTACTGGCCATGGACCGCGAAGGCTTCCTCTACTTCCGCGACCGCCTCGGGGACACCTTCCGGTTCGAGGCGGGGTTTCTCAGGGCGGGGCTGGGCCAGGACCTCGGAAGCCTTCAGATCCTAGAGGGAGCCAGGCTGAAGAGGCGGGACTTTCCTATC ATGGAAGGGCGAGAACGTGTCCACGCACGAGGTGGAGGGCGTGTTGTCGCAGGTGGACTTCCTGCAGCAGGTTAA
- the LOC105488040 gene encoding zinc finger and BTB domain-containing protein 45: MAAAEAVHHIHLQNFSRSLLETLNGQRLGGHFCDVTVRIREASLRAHRCVLAAGSPFFQDKLLLGHSEIRVPPVVPAQTVRQLVEFLYSGSLVVAQGEALQVLTAASVLRIQTVIDECTQIIARARAPGTSAPTPLPTPVPPPLAPAQLRHRLRHLLAARPPGHPGAAHSRKQRQPARLQLPAPPTPAKAEGPDADPSLSAAPDDRGDEDDEETDDETDGEDGEGGGPGEGQAPPSFPDCAAGFLTAAADSACEEPPAPTGLTDYSGAGRDFLRGAGAAEDVFPDSYVSTWHDEDGAVPEGCPTETPVQPDCILAGPRPPGVKTPGPPVALFPFHLGAPGPPAPPPSAPSGPAPAPPPAFYPTLQPEAAPSTQLGEAPAPSAAPTTAPSGTPARTAGAEPPTYECSHCRKTFSSRKNYTKHMFIHSGEKPHQCAVCWRSFSLRDYLLKHMVTHTGVRAFQCAVCAKRFTQKSSLNVHMRTHRPERAPCPACGKVFSHRALLERHLAAHPAP, from the exons ATGGCAGCTGCAGAGGCTGTGCACCACATACACCTGCAGAACTTCTCACGCTCTCTGCTTGAGACCCTCAATGGGCAGAGGCTAGGGGGGCACTTCTGCGATGTGACTGTGCGCATTCGTGAAGCTTCACTGCGTGCCCACCGCTGCGTGCTGGCGGCTGGCTCGCCCTTCTTCCAAGACAAGCTGCTGCTCGGCCACTCTGAGATCCGTGTGCCTCCGGTGGTGCCCGCACAGACGGTGCGACAGCTGGTCGAGTTCCTGTACAGCGGTTCGCTTGTTGTGGCGCAGGGCGAAGCCCTGCAGGTGCTCACGGCCGCGTCGGTACTTCGCATACAGACAGTTATCGACGAATGCACGCAGATTATCGCCCGCGCCCGAGCCCCAGGCACCTCTGCGCCCACGCCCCTGCCCACCCCTGTGCCCCCGCCACTCGCACCTGCGCAGCTGCGTCACCGTCTGCGCCACCTGCTGGCTGCGCGCCCTCCGGGGCACCCTGGTGCTGCGCACAGCCGTAAGCAGCGCCAGCCCGCGCGTTTGCAGCTGCCTGCGCCCCCAACACCTGCCAAGGCCGAGGGGCCTGATGCTGACCCCTCACTGTCCGCGGCCCCTGACGACCGTGGCGATGAGGATGACGAGGAAACTGACGATGAGACCGATGGCGAGGACGGCGAAGGTGGCGGCCCGGGCGAGGGCCAGGCACCTCCTTCCTTCCCAGACTGTGCTGCCGGCTTCCTCACTGCTGCTGCTGACAGCGCCTGTGAGGAGCCCCCTGCACCCACTGGCCTCACTGACTACAGTGGTGCCGGGAGGGATTTTCTTCGGGGAGCTGGGGCAGCTGAGGACGTATTTCCAGACAGCTATGTATCCACTTGGCACGACGAGGATGGCGCTGTCCCCGAAGGCTGTCCCACTGAGACCCCTGTCCAGCCGGACTGCATACTGGCTGGACCCCGCCCGCCTGGTGTGAAGACCCCAGGGCCACCCGTCGCActcttcccctttcacttgggTGCCCCCGGGCCACCCGCACCACCCCCTTCAGCACCATCAGGGCCAGCCCCTGCGCCCCCACCCGCCTTCTACCCCACACTCCAGCCCGAGGCAGCCCCCAGCACTCAGCTGGGGGAGGCCCCGGCTCCCTCTGCTGCTCCCACCACGGCCCCCTCAGGCACCCCTGCTCGCACAGCAGGTGCTGAGCCACCCACCTATGAGTGCAGCCACTGTCGCAAGACGTTCAGCTCCCGGAAAAACTACACCAAGCACATGTTCATCCACTCGG GGGAGAAGCCGCACCAGTGCGCCGTGTGCTGGCGATCCTTCTCGCTGCGCGACTACCTGCTGAAGCACATGGTCACGCACACCGGCGTGCGCGCCTTCCAGTGCGCCGTTTGCGCCAAGCGCTTCACGCAGAAGAGCTCACTCAACGTGCACATGCGCACTCACCGGCCCGAGCGCGCGCCCTGCCCCGCCTGCGGCAAGGTCTTCTCGCACCGCGCGCTGCTGGAGCGCCACCTGGCCGCGCACCCTGCGCCCTGA